The proteins below are encoded in one region of Streptomyces marianii:
- a CDS encoding cytochrome c biogenesis CcdA family protein, which translates to MSDIGYLAAFLGGLLALLSPCSALLLPAFFAYSIDTTSRLVARTCVFYAGLATTLVPLGAAGSFAGRLFYGHRDLLVAVGGWLIIALGVAQLAGLGFASRRLAEAGGRIRPTTALSVYALGAVYGLAGFCAGPILGSVLTVAALSGSPAYGGLLLAVYALGMAVPLFVLALLWERYDLSRRRWLRGRTLRVAGRFELHSTSALSGLFFIVLGAVFLVFDGTTALPGLLSVDDSFAVEQWASSAGRAVPDWVLLALVVAAAAIVLAVRGLRGRDRA; encoded by the coding sequence GTGAGCGACATCGGATACCTGGCCGCCTTCCTGGGCGGCCTGCTCGCCCTGCTCAGCCCCTGCAGCGCCCTGCTGCTGCCGGCCTTCTTCGCGTACTCGATCGACACCACGTCCCGGCTCGTCGCGCGTACCTGCGTCTTCTACGCGGGCCTGGCGACGACGCTGGTTCCGCTGGGTGCCGCGGGTTCGTTCGCCGGACGCCTCTTCTACGGCCACCGCGACCTCCTGGTGGCGGTGGGCGGCTGGCTGATCATCGCGCTCGGGGTGGCCCAGCTGGCGGGCCTCGGTTTCGCCTCCCGGCGCCTCGCCGAGGCCGGCGGGCGGATCCGCCCCACGACCGCGCTCTCGGTCTACGCCCTCGGCGCTGTCTACGGGCTCGCGGGTTTCTGCGCGGGCCCGATCCTCGGCAGCGTCCTCACGGTGGCGGCCCTGAGCGGGAGCCCCGCGTACGGAGGGCTCCTCCTCGCCGTCTACGCCCTGGGCATGGCGGTGCCGCTGTTCGTCCTGGCCCTGCTATGGGAACGCTACGACCTGTCCCGCCGCCGATGGCTGCGGGGGCGCACACTGCGCGTCGCCGGCCGTTTCGAGCTGCACTCCACCTCGGCCCTGTCCGGGCTCTTCTTCATCGTCCTCGGCGCCGTCTTCCTCGTCTTCGACGGCACGACGGCCCTCCCGGGACTGCTGTCGGTCGACGACTCCTTCGCCGTGGAGCAGTGGGCCTCCTCCGCGGGGCGCGCGGTTCCCG